Proteins found in one Balaenoptera musculus isolate JJ_BM4_2016_0621 chromosome 4, mBalMus1.pri.v3, whole genome shotgun sequence genomic segment:
- the LOC118894497 gene encoding myosin-13-like, with amino-acid sequence MVLVAQKTRGSVQGQIVRLSGCLSSRPSAWQRETAVADRAGYLMGLNSAEMLKGLCCLRVKVGNEYVTKGQNVQQVTNSVGALAKAVYEKMFLWMVTRINQQLDTKQPRQFFIGVLDIAGFEIFHFNSLEQLCINFTNEKLQQFFNHHVCVLEQEEYKKEGIEWTFIDFGMDLAACIELIEKPMGIFSILEEECMFPKATDTSFRNKLYDQHLGKSNNFQKPKPAKGKAEAHFSLVHHAGTTDYNIAGWLNKNRDPLNETVVGLYQKSSLKLLSFLSSNYAGAEAGDAGVSKKGGKKKGSSFQTVSAVFRENLNKLMANLRSTHPHFVRCLIPNETKTPGVMDHHLVLHQLRYNGVLEGIRIFRKGFPSRILYVDFKQRKGFLRQQLVLLNSKATLIPGCSRLHLGGSAGLEKAVTPDEGLWASCRGLPKRSGCLWRKETGDLDQRIKVASMSNVERMCRTVEDQFNEIKAKDDQQTQLIHDLNMQKARLQTQNGEDGQGPVIPLGRGRGWSKL; translated from the exons ATGGTCCTTGTAGCTCAGAAAACCCGAGGTAGCGTTCAGGGGCAAATTGTACGTTTGTCGGGCTGCCTCAGTAGTCGGCCTTCTGCTTGGCAGAGAGAGACGGCAG tgGCTGACAGAGCTGGGTACCTGATGGGTCTGAATTCTGCAGAAATGCTGAAAGGCCTGTGCTGTCTAAGGGTGAAGGTTGGGAACGAATATGTCACTAAAGGGCAAAATGTCCAGCAG gTGACCAATTCGGTGGGCGCTCTGGCCAAAGCCGTCTACGAGAAGATGTTCCTGTGGATGGTCACCCGCATCAACCAGCAGCTGGACACCAAGCAGCCCAGGCAGTTCTTCATCGGGGTCTTGGACATCGCTGGCTTTGAGATCTTTCAT TTCAACAGCCTGGAGCAGCTGTGCATCAACTTCACCAACGAGAAACTGCAACAGTTTTTCAACCACCACGTGTGCGTGCTGGAGCAGGAGGAGTACAAGAAGGAGGGCATCGAGTGGACGTTCATCGACTTCGGGATGGACCTGGCCGCCTGCATTGAGCTCATCGAGAAG CCTATGGGCATCTTCTCCATCCTGGAAGAGGAGTGCATGTTCCCCAAGGCCACAGACACCTCCTTCAGGAACAAGCTGTATGACCAGCACTTGGGCAAGTCCAACAACTTCCAGAAGCCCAAGCCTGCCAAAGGCAAGGCTGAGGCCCACTTCTCCCTGGTGCACCATGCGGGCACCACGGACTACAACATTGCCGGCTGGCTGAACAAGAACAGGGACCCCCTGAACGAGACCGTGGTCGGGCTGTACCAGAAGTCTTCGCTGAAGCTgctgtccttcctttcttccaactATGCTGGTGCAGAAGcag GCGACGCCGGGGTGAGCAAGAAGGGCGGGAAGAAGAAGGGCTCCTCTTTCCAGACCGTGTCCGCTGTGTTCAGG gaaaatttaaacaaattgaTGGCCAATTTAAGGAGCACTCATCCTCACTTTGTGCGATGTCTGATTCCCAATGAGACCAAGACTCCTG GCGTGATGGACCACCACTTGGTCCTGCACCAGCTGCGCTATAACGGGGTCCTGGAGGGCATCCGGATTTTCAGGAAAGGGTTCCCCAGCCGGATCCTCTATGTTGACTTCAAACAGCG GAAAGGCTTCCTCAGACAGCAACTTGTGCTCCTGAATTCAAAAGCTACCCTCATTCCTGGGTGCTCGAGGCTGCACTTGGGCGGCTCAGCTGGGCTGGAAAAAGCAGTGACCCCAGATGAGGGGCTGTGGGCCTCCTGCAGAGGGTTGCCCAAAAGGTCCGGGTGTctgtggagaaaagaaacaggagaTTTGGATCAGAGAATTAAAGTGGCCTCCATG agtAATGTGGAAAGAATGTGCCGGACTGTGGAAGACCAATTTAATGAAATCAAGGCCAAGGATGACCAACAGACACAGTTAATCCATGATCTGAAC